One window of Lentisphaera araneosa HTCC2155 genomic DNA carries:
- a CDS encoding Gfo/Idh/MocA family protein — MKKIKWGILGPGRIAEKLAVAIQQSENAELYAVGSRSLDKAANFAKRFGASQSYSSYEELCSDDKLDVIYIATPHSYHCEHSMLAMKHGRNVLCEKPFALDAGEAQKMIQCAKDNNVFLMEAMWSRLLPGMKKVQELLAANAIGPIKMMSADFCFTSSPEDKPRLFEPALGGGALLDVGIYPLTLACSFFGFPKSIEAEADLTDKGVDATSTYFLNFANGAKAELYSSVVKESPGQAIIEGEEGTLTIHAKAWTLQKITLKNGVEKTFDTSYEGSDYLLQVEEVNQCLRQGLKESSVNSFEWTMNMMQLMDDLRDIMGVNYKTGTKA; from the coding sequence ATGAAAAAGATAAAATGGGGAATACTAGGCCCAGGCAGGATTGCGGAGAAGCTTGCAGTAGCTATTCAACAAAGCGAAAATGCAGAGCTTTACGCAGTGGGTTCGAGAAGTTTAGATAAAGCTGCGAACTTCGCAAAACGTTTCGGGGCTAGTCAGTCCTATTCATCATATGAAGAACTCTGTAGTGATGATAAACTGGATGTTATCTACATTGCTACACCACATAGCTATCATTGTGAACATTCAATGTTGGCAATGAAGCACGGTCGCAACGTTCTGTGCGAAAAACCCTTTGCTCTGGATGCTGGTGAAGCTCAAAAAATGATTCAATGTGCTAAAGATAATAATGTCTTTCTCATGGAGGCGATGTGGAGCCGCTTGTTACCTGGTATGAAAAAGGTTCAAGAGCTTTTAGCCGCTAATGCCATTGGGCCTATTAAAATGATGAGCGCAGATTTTTGTTTTACTTCGAGCCCAGAAGATAAGCCAAGGCTCTTTGAGCCGGCCTTAGGTGGCGGTGCATTGCTTGATGTGGGCATTTACCCTCTGACTCTAGCGTGCAGTTTTTTTGGTTTCCCAAAATCAATAGAGGCTGAAGCTGATTTAACAGATAAGGGTGTCGATGCGACCAGTACTTATTTTTTGAATTTTGCGAATGGCGCAAAAGCTGAGCTTTATTCAAGTGTAGTCAAGGAGAGTCCAGGGCAGGCAATCATTGAGGGTGAAGAAGGTACGCTCACGATTCATGCGAAGGCTTGGACTCTTCAGAAAATCACCCTTAAAAACGGCGTTGAGAAAACTTTTGACACTTCATATGAAGGTAGTGATTACCTCCTGCAAGTGGAAGAAGTTAATCAGTGCCTAAGGCAAGGTTTGAAAGAAAGTTCAGTGAACTCTTTTGAATGGACGATGAATATGATGCAACTCATGGATGACTTACGAGATATAATGGGTGTGAATTACAAAACAGGAACGAAGGCTTAA
- the ltrA gene encoding group II intron reverse transcriptase/maturase, giving the protein MSEMAKQILGRDERFVEIQAWASPSVWTDQMLKTLHRGVERGKWYSLSDKLMRKNNIMEAWEKVCSNKGKHGVDMVSIERYESELEYNNAKLLEELQDGRYDPSAVRRVEIPKGDGRKTRPLGIPTVRDRVVQTALKHVIEPIFDIDFSPYSFGFRPKLGCKDALRRVNELLKQGYLYVMDADIQSYFDTIPHEKLMSRVKEKIIDGKILDLIEQFLKANIFDGLKHWEPEEGTPQGGIISPLLANIYLDPFDHKMTEAGFEIVRYADDFLIMCKSKESAKKGIAQNAKVDESQWAETSSRKNANCRHDREVRVLRVSRIPFRENAKYTSH; this is encoded by the coding sequence ATGTCAGAAATGGCTAAACAAATATTAGGACGAGATGAACGCTTTGTGGAAATACAAGCGTGGGCGTCACCTTCTGTCTGGACGGATCAGATGCTGAAAACTCTTCATAGAGGAGTTGAAAGAGGCAAGTGGTACAGCTTATCAGATAAGTTGATGCGTAAGAATAATATCATGGAAGCTTGGGAAAAAGTCTGCTCAAATAAGGGCAAACATGGAGTGGACATGGTATCAATCGAGCGCTACGAATCAGAGCTGGAGTATAATAATGCTAAGCTTCTCGAAGAACTGCAAGATGGAAGGTATGATCCCAGTGCAGTGCGCCGAGTGGAAATCCCAAAAGGTGATGGTCGAAAGACCAGACCTCTGGGAATACCCACAGTGCGTGATCGAGTAGTTCAAACAGCTCTGAAACATGTGATAGAGCCGATATTCGATATCGACTTCTCGCCCTACAGTTTTGGATTTCGTCCAAAGCTGGGTTGCAAGGATGCACTTAGACGAGTGAATGAATTGTTAAAGCAGGGCTATCTCTATGTTATGGATGCCGACATCCAAAGCTACTTCGATACTATACCACATGAGAAACTCATGAGTCGAGTCAAGGAAAAGATCATTGATGGTAAAATTCTTGATCTGATCGAACAATTCCTCAAAGCCAATATCTTTGATGGACTCAAACATTGGGAACCTGAAGAAGGTACACCGCAGGGAGGAATTATCAGTCCTCTGTTAGCAAATATCTATCTTGATCCCTTTGATCACAAGATGACCGAGGCTGGATTCGAGATAGTGCGCTATGCAGACGATTTCCTGATCATGTGTAAAAGTAAAGAATCAGCCAAAAAGGGCATTGCGCAAAACGCGAAGGTGGATGAAAGCCAATGGGCTGAAACTTCATCCAGAAAAAACGCGAATTGCCGACATGACAGAGAAGTGCGAGTACTTCGAGTTTCTCGGATACCATTTCGAGAGAACGCGAAATACACATCGCATTAA
- a CDS encoding TetR/AcrR family transcriptional regulator gives MRKNSKLKYDKILHTTIALFNEQGINISGVDLISARSGVAKMTLYKYFESKNGLIKAYLEFISKQSIDKFNEICASRETQECINNFFTLAIEKSKLENNRACPLLCSALELGNEHPEFVKIVRDAYENIRHSIDMKLYDFQHPSADATSKLIMSLYQGAVVSSYINKTSEPLELAKQQALAFLK, from the coding sequence ATGCGCAAAAACAGTAAGTTGAAGTATGACAAAATTCTTCATACAACTATTGCTCTCTTTAATGAGCAGGGGATAAATATTAGTGGTGTGGACCTAATAAGTGCACGTTCGGGCGTGGCTAAAATGACTCTTTATAAATATTTTGAATCGAAAAATGGTCTCATTAAGGCTTATTTAGAGTTCATTTCAAAGCAAAGCATTGATAAGTTTAATGAAATTTGCGCTTCTCGCGAAACGCAAGAGTGTATAAACAACTTCTTCACACTTGCGATAGAGAAAAGTAAACTAGAAAATAATCGAGCCTGCCCCCTGCTCTGTTCTGCTTTAGAACTGGGCAATGAGCACCCTGAATTCGTTAAAATTGTTCGTGATGCTTATGAGAACATTCGTCACTCCATAGATATGAAGCTCTATGACTTTCAGCACCCGAGTGCCGATGCAACTTCAAAGTTAATCATGAGCCTCTACCAAGGTGCTGTGGTCTCGTCTTACATTAATAAAACGAGTGAACCCCTAGAGCTTGCCAAGCAACAAGCCCTGGCTTTCTTAAAGTAA
- a CDS encoding DUF1501 domain-containing protein, whose protein sequence is MNRRNFLRDMGAGFTSLALADMMSQDGFLSSTAHAADGSAWQNPLKAKAPMFAPKAKSVIFLFMYGGPSQVDTFDYKPLLYKLDGKTIPVKTHGRGGHKNTGRVVGPKWNFKQHGQSGQWVSDLFPHLSKHVDDIAFIKSMQADSPIHGSAMLQMNSGQIISGSPTMGSWVNYGLGSVNQNLPGYVVMLDSKGGPISGAKNWTSGYMPAAYQGTMMRSKGNPILDLNPQKGMTREQQRIMLDTLKKYNSQHLADRVDNSNLAARISSYELAFNMQKHAPEAVDWQSESTATKEMYGINDNYTREYGTKCLMARRMVERGVRFIQLYSGGGHNDDNWDAHGDLVKNHTHHCRRTDMPIAALLQDLKQRGLLDETLVVWGGEFGRQPTAEYAKGTGRDHNAKGFTMWMAGGGIKGGISVGQTDELGNEAVENPYHVNSLHATILQLMGLDPNALSYFYGGLERKLVGVEHTKPIHQIMA, encoded by the coding sequence ATGAATAGAAGAAACTTCCTCCGCGATATGGGCGCTGGCTTTACTTCCCTCGCCTTAGCCGATATGATGAGCCAAGATGGTTTTTTAAGCTCCACTGCCCACGCAGCCGATGGCTCAGCCTGGCAAAACCCCCTCAAAGCTAAAGCGCCCATGTTTGCGCCCAAAGCCAAATCAGTCATCTTCCTCTTTATGTATGGTGGCCCTTCACAAGTCGATACTTTTGACTACAAACCCCTACTCTATAAACTCGATGGTAAAACCATACCCGTAAAAACACATGGTCGTGGTGGCCATAAAAATACGGGTCGAGTTGTTGGCCCCAAGTGGAACTTTAAACAACACGGTCAAAGTGGCCAATGGGTTTCTGATTTATTCCCCCACCTCTCAAAACACGTCGATGACATCGCTTTCATTAAATCCATGCAAGCCGACTCGCCCATTCACGGCTCGGCCATGCTTCAAATGAACTCAGGTCAAATTATTTCCGGAAGCCCCACCATGGGTTCTTGGGTAAATTATGGCTTGGGCTCCGTTAACCAAAATCTCCCCGGCTACGTGGTTATGCTCGACTCAAAGGGCGGACCTATTAGTGGCGCTAAAAACTGGACTTCCGGTTACATGCCCGCCGCTTATCAAGGCACCATGATGCGCTCCAAAGGCAACCCAATCCTCGACCTCAACCCGCAGAAGGGGATGACGCGTGAACAACAACGCATCATGCTCGACACACTCAAAAAATACAATTCTCAGCATCTAGCTGATCGCGTTGACAACTCCAACTTGGCGGCAAGAATCTCTTCTTACGAACTCGCTTTCAATATGCAAAAGCACGCTCCCGAAGCAGTCGATTGGCAAAGCGAAAGTACCGCCACCAAAGAAATGTATGGCATCAACGATAATTATACTCGTGAATACGGTACTAAATGCCTCATGGCTCGTCGTATGGTGGAACGTGGCGTGCGCTTTATTCAACTCTATTCCGGTGGTGGCCACAATGACGATAATTGGGATGCCCACGGCGACCTCGTCAAAAACCATACCCATCATTGCCGCAGGACCGACATGCCCATTGCCGCCCTGCTTCAAGACCTCAAGCAACGCGGACTGCTCGATGAAACACTCGTGGTCTGGGGCGGAGAATTTGGCCGTCAACCCACTGCGGAATACGCTAAAGGAACTGGCCGTGACCACAACGCCAAAGGCTTCACCATGTGGATGGCTGGCGGTGGCATAAAAGGTGGTATTTCTGTTGGTCAGACCGATGAACTCGGTAACGAAGCCGTAGAAAACCCCTACCACGTCAATAGCCTTCATGCGACCATTCTTCAACTCATGGGCCTCGATCCCAATGCCCTCAGTTACTTCTATGGTGGCTTAGAACGCAAACTCGTCGGCGTCGAACACACCAAGCCCATCCACCAAATTATGGCTTAA
- the typA gene encoding translational GTPase TypA: protein MSQIRNVAIIAHVDHGKTTLVDEILKQAQVFRENEETETCVLDSNDQERERGITILSKIISVNYGGCKLNIIDTPGHADFGGQVERVLKKADCVLLLVDAAEGPMPQTRFVLNKAIQLNLQPIVVINKVDKDDARCDEVLDEVHDLFFELGASEEQVFCPVFYGSGRDGWFADSPEGSQEDIKPLLNCIVNDIKPPAQIEGPVQLQITTIDYSSYVGRIGIGRVYRGTLDKNKPVMTIADDGTQIRANIKQLFVFDGLGRREVESVECGDICAIVGLTNCDIGLTVCDAEEPEALPKLELDKPTLSMLFRVNDSPLFGQEGELVTSRQVSDRLFKEVEKDVALEVEDVNGEAFRVSGRGILHLSILIESMRREGYELSVSQPQVITRDIDGVKHEPIENLSVEVPEESGGKVIEIVGGRRGEMKTMETRSGRTMLNFSIPTRGIIGLRSRLLTATQGEAIIGHSFEAYEPMKGDFPHRRNGVLISMAQGESTAFAIDALQQRGIFFIDPNIDVYEGMVVGENSREGDLMVNVLKNKQLTNVRSSGTDKAIKITPASVKSLEEYLEYVGADELVECTPKNIRLRKKLLKEVERKRGSKLS from the coding sequence ATGAGCCAAATTAGAAATGTCGCGATCATTGCGCACGTTGACCATGGTAAGACAACACTTGTAGATGAGATCCTCAAGCAGGCACAAGTTTTTCGCGAAAATGAAGAAACTGAAACATGCGTACTCGACTCTAATGATCAAGAGCGTGAGCGTGGTATTACAATCCTTTCAAAAATCATCTCCGTAAACTACGGTGGATGTAAGTTAAATATCATTGATACTCCTGGTCACGCCGACTTCGGTGGTCAAGTTGAACGCGTACTCAAAAAAGCAGACTGTGTATTGCTTCTTGTGGATGCGGCAGAAGGCCCCATGCCTCAGACGCGTTTCGTATTAAATAAAGCGATTCAGCTTAACCTTCAGCCAATTGTTGTTATTAACAAAGTGGACAAAGATGATGCGCGTTGTGACGAAGTTCTCGATGAAGTCCACGATCTCTTCTTTGAACTCGGTGCTAGTGAAGAACAAGTTTTCTGCCCAGTATTCTATGGTTCTGGCCGTGATGGTTGGTTCGCCGACTCTCCAGAAGGATCACAGGAAGATATCAAGCCACTTCTTAATTGCATTGTAAATGATATTAAGCCTCCTGCGCAAATCGAAGGTCCAGTACAGCTTCAAATCACAACAATTGACTACAGCTCTTACGTTGGTCGTATTGGTATTGGTCGTGTTTACCGTGGTACACTCGATAAAAATAAGCCAGTTATGACGATTGCAGATGATGGAACGCAAATTCGTGCCAACATCAAACAACTCTTTGTTTTCGATGGTCTTGGTCGTCGTGAAGTTGAGTCAGTTGAGTGCGGTGATATTTGTGCAATCGTTGGTTTAACTAACTGTGATATCGGTTTAACCGTTTGTGATGCCGAAGAGCCTGAAGCACTTCCTAAATTAGAGCTTGATAAACCAACCTTATCCATGCTTTTCCGTGTTAACGATTCCCCATTATTCGGCCAAGAAGGTGAGCTCGTAACGAGTCGTCAGGTTTCTGATCGCCTCTTTAAAGAAGTTGAAAAAGACGTGGCACTTGAAGTTGAAGATGTGAATGGCGAAGCTTTCCGAGTTTCTGGTCGAGGTATTCTTCACCTCTCAATCCTTATCGAAAGTATGCGTCGTGAAGGCTATGAACTTTCAGTTTCTCAGCCACAAGTTATCACGCGTGACATCGATGGTGTAAAACATGAGCCAATCGAAAACCTTTCAGTTGAAGTTCCAGAAGAATCTGGTGGTAAAGTAATTGAAATCGTTGGCGGTCGCCGCGGTGAAATGAAAACCATGGAAACTCGTTCTGGTAGAACGATGCTCAACTTCTCAATTCCTACACGTGGTATCATTGGCCTTCGTAGCCGTTTGCTTACAGCAACTCAGGGTGAAGCAATCATTGGTCACTCATTCGAAGCTTACGAGCCCATGAAAGGTGATTTCCCACACCGTCGTAATGGTGTACTCATTTCTATGGCTCAGGGTGAATCAACAGCTTTCGCCATTGATGCACTTCAGCAGCGTGGTATTTTCTTCATCGATCCAAATATTGACGTATACGAAGGTATGGTCGTTGGTGAAAATAGCCGTGAAGGTGATTTGATGGTGAACGTACTTAAGAACAAGCAGCTTACTAACGTTCGTTCTAGTGGTACAGATAAGGCAATTAAAATTACTCCAGCAAGCGTTAAGAGTCTCGAAGAATACCTCGAATACGTAGGTGCCGACGAGCTCGTAGAATGTACGCCAAAGAATATCCGTTTGCGTAAAAAACTTCTCAAAGAAGTTGAACGTAAGCGTGGATCAAAACTTTCTTAA
- a CDS encoding PQQ-binding-like beta-propeller repeat protein: MKKVLILISLLLFSVQAEDFSKRLTLLCESYGKNHVAIRNEAGEILWKQKVRTGQHDVHMLANGNILLQDDWRRIVEITLDKKVVWSYDAGNMNGNKGKGVEVHAFVRLDDGITMIAESGPKRLVFVDKENKQIKKIDLKVDKPDVHRDTRLVRQLANGNWLACHENDHFVREYNAKSEVVWEYDTGNKVYGAIGLKNGNYLIATGGGNSVIEVNKGKEIVWEISKKIPGTDKNMKWMTTLVERDNGNLIIGNCHAGQGSPQMFEITRDKKLVWEMEDFKNFGNGLAAGLVLDGAQAQQTLNKLKSIPAETRVNDKLLEFK; this comes from the coding sequence ATGAAAAAAGTATTGATATTAATTAGTTTATTATTGTTCTCCGTTCAGGCAGAAGATTTTTCAAAACGCCTGACTTTACTCTGTGAATCTTATGGTAAAAATCACGTGGCGATTCGCAATGAAGCGGGCGAGATTTTATGGAAGCAAAAAGTTCGTACAGGTCAACACGACGTTCACATGCTTGCCAACGGAAATATTTTATTACAGGATGATTGGCGTCGCATCGTCGAAATCACTCTCGATAAAAAAGTTGTGTGGTCCTATGATGCGGGGAATATGAATGGCAATAAAGGGAAAGGAGTCGAAGTACACGCCTTTGTTCGTTTAGATGATGGCATTACAATGATTGCAGAGAGTGGCCCGAAGAGGCTCGTATTTGTAGATAAAGAAAACAAACAGATCAAGAAAATTGACTTAAAAGTTGATAAGCCTGATGTTCATCGCGATACGCGCTTGGTGCGCCAACTCGCCAATGGCAATTGGTTAGCCTGCCACGAAAATGATCATTTTGTACGTGAATATAATGCTAAGAGCGAAGTAGTCTGGGAGTATGATACAGGCAACAAAGTTTACGGTGCAATTGGCCTCAAAAATGGCAATTACTTAATTGCAACGGGTGGGGGTAATAGCGTCATCGAAGTTAATAAAGGTAAAGAGATTGTCTGGGAAATTTCGAAGAAAATTCCTGGTACAGATAAAAATATGAAATGGATGACGACTTTAGTCGAACGTGATAATGGTAATTTGATCATCGGTAATTGTCACGCTGGCCAAGGAAGTCCGCAGATGTTTGAAATCACTCGTGATAAAAAACTCGTGTGGGAGATGGAGGACTTTAAGAACTTTGGTAATGGTTTAGCCGCAGGTCTTGTACTTGATGGAGCACAAGCACAGCAAACTCTAAACAAACTCAAATCTATTCCCGCTGAAACTCGTGTAAACGATAAGCTTCTAGAGTTTAAATAG
- a CDS encoding DUF1553 domain-containing protein, whose amino-acid sequence MKLNSLLAFTTLSSPLFAVDFHKEVKPILEEQCIKCHGPKKDKGSLRLDTLSAAQKGGDEGEAIIPGNIEDSLLIERIALPADHDDIMPPKGDPLNKKQIELLSQWIKDGAKWPAGTVLQDRSTKINGGKLPVLKQIRDDLDTEKFFAEKVHPILKKNCFECHGHDEKHMKSDFWLASRTDLLKGGDLGNVVDLEKPHMSRLLYYINHMDPDIQMPPKKKLKDKEIAIITEWIQRGAPYKKDLEHVLVKKNEVNEQTKQYWAYQPEKMPTLPQVQNESWLNNNIDRFILKKLEDKGLNPAQKADKKTLIRRAYYDLIGLAPSQEKINTFLADKSPQAFEKVLDELLASKQYGEKWGRHWLDLVRYAETNGYERDGAKPQAWQYRQWVIDSFNKDKPYDQMIMEQLAGDELDNPTRETITATGYYHLGLFDDEPADRLQSVYDGYDDILKTTSEVFMGMTVGCARCHSHKIDPIPMKDYYGMLAFFHNIKPYSRGNHQNSILSNVISDKRKQEINAYNASINVKRAPLLKEISRIEDELSRISMIEKPDIKQLKFKFYRSSWDKLPDFDMIKAEEEGELEHGYFDISQASRKTAFGYVFEGKLQVPENGLYTFHLNSDDGSRLSINGKKVLEFDGIHRFDKNDHNNSITLTAGEHDIKLEYFQNLQGLGLRVLWSGPGFDKKHLSLPNVSLNSKSLAKIMRRDGSRLLGKDTFDRYQQIKHQLNDKLRLRTAAEYVLAVREHGTKAPKTHLLIRGSAHAKGDIVEPHFPTILTDKKPNVQATENTSGHRRALAEWLVQESPMTAKVMVNRIWQYHFGRGIVRSTNDYGNLGDKPTHEELLHYLSVTFKEQDWSWKKMHKHIMLSSTYQMSSQADNKALQVDPQNDLFWRFNMRRLTSEEVRDSILAATGKLMLNYGGPSVYPKISDEVLKSQSKITWNTKVDKDPKHQYRRSVYTFTKRSLILPVIESFDGATTDTSCAVRFETTTPTQSLSMINSDFINQAAEDFYQRLKKEAGDNETARIKLAWQLITASEASPDEIKTAQDFLTAFSKENGNKDKAWQQFCLIMLNLNEFIYLD is encoded by the coding sequence ATGAAGCTGAACTCACTACTCGCTTTCACCACCCTCAGTAGCCCTCTCTTTGCCGTCGACTTCCATAAAGAAGTTAAACCCATTCTCGAAGAGCAATGTATAAAATGTCACGGACCCAAAAAAGATAAGGGCTCTCTACGACTCGATACTTTAAGTGCTGCTCAAAAAGGAGGAGACGAAGGTGAAGCGATTATTCCTGGAAACATTGAAGACAGTCTTTTAATTGAAAGAATAGCTCTCCCTGCCGACCACGACGATATCATGCCTCCCAAAGGTGACCCCCTAAATAAAAAACAGATAGAGCTCTTAAGCCAGTGGATTAAAGACGGAGCTAAATGGCCCGCTGGAACGGTTCTACAGGATCGCTCAACTAAAATTAACGGTGGTAAGCTCCCCGTTCTCAAACAAATTAGAGATGACTTAGATACAGAAAAATTCTTTGCCGAAAAAGTTCACCCCATTCTTAAAAAGAATTGTTTTGAGTGCCATGGACATGACGAAAAACATATGAAATCAGATTTCTGGCTCGCTTCGCGCACAGATTTACTCAAAGGTGGTGACTTGGGCAATGTGGTCGACTTAGAAAAACCTCACATGTCTCGCCTCCTCTACTATATCAATCATATGGATCCCGATATCCAGATGCCCCCAAAGAAGAAGCTCAAGGATAAAGAAATTGCTATTATAACTGAATGGATTCAGCGTGGCGCTCCCTACAAAAAAGATCTTGAGCATGTATTGGTCAAGAAAAATGAAGTCAACGAACAAACTAAGCAGTACTGGGCTTACCAGCCTGAGAAAATGCCGACTCTTCCCCAAGTGCAAAATGAATCATGGCTTAATAATAATATTGACCGCTTCATTCTAAAAAAATTAGAAGACAAGGGCCTTAACCCAGCTCAAAAAGCCGATAAAAAGACACTTATCCGCCGAGCTTACTACGACCTCATTGGCCTTGCTCCTTCACAAGAAAAAATCAATACTTTCCTAGCCGACAAGTCGCCTCAAGCCTTCGAAAAAGTGCTTGATGAACTTCTCGCCTCAAAGCAATACGGTGAAAAATGGGGCCGTCACTGGCTCGACCTCGTGCGTTATGCTGAAACGAATGGTTATGAAAGAGATGGCGCCAAGCCACAAGCATGGCAATACCGTCAATGGGTTATTGATTCATTCAATAAAGATAAACCTTATGACCAAATGATCATGGAACAACTTGCAGGCGATGAACTCGACAATCCAACTCGCGAAACCATCACCGCCACAGGCTACTATCACTTAGGCCTTTTCGACGATGAACCCGCCGATCGACTCCAATCCGTCTATGATGGCTATGACGATATTCTCAAAACCACATCAGAGGTCTTTATGGGCATGACTGTGGGCTGTGCCCGTTGCCACTCCCATAAAATTGACCCTATCCCCATGAAGGATTACTATGGCATGTTGGCCTTTTTTCACAATATCAAACCTTATTCACGTGGCAACCATCAAAATAGTATCTTAAGCAATGTCATAAGTGATAAACGCAAGCAGGAAATCAATGCTTATAACGCTTCTATCAATGTCAAAAGGGCTCCCTTACTTAAAGAAATAAGTCGAATCGAGGATGAACTCTCTCGCATTAGTATGATTGAAAAGCCTGACATCAAGCAACTGAAATTTAAATTCTATCGTTCTTCTTGGGATAAGCTTCCCGATTTCGATATGATAAAAGCCGAAGAGGAAGGCGAGCTTGAGCATGGCTACTTTGATATTTCTCAAGCATCCAGAAAAACGGCCTTCGGCTATGTTTTTGAAGGTAAACTGCAAGTTCCTGAAAATGGGCTCTACACTTTTCACCTCAACTCAGATGATGGTTCTCGACTTTCGATCAACGGCAAGAAAGTATTAGAATTTGATGGCATTCATCGATTCGACAAAAATGATCATAATAATAGTATCACACTCACTGCTGGCGAGCACGATATTAAACTCGAGTACTTTCAAAACCTGCAGGGCTTAGGCCTTCGAGTTTTATGGAGCGGTCCTGGCTTCGATAAAAAACACCTCTCATTGCCAAACGTAAGCTTAAATTCAAAAAGCCTTGCAAAAATCATGCGTAGAGATGGTTCGAGGCTACTTGGTAAAGACACATTCGATCGTTATCAACAAATCAAACACCAACTCAATGATAAATTAAGACTCCGTACTGCAGCAGAATATGTTCTCGCAGTTAGAGAGCATGGAACCAAAGCACCCAAAACTCACCTACTCATTCGTGGCAGTGCCCATGCGAAAGGCGATATTGTTGAACCTCATTTCCCAACTATTCTCACCGATAAAAAACCAAACGTTCAAGCGACAGAAAACACTAGTGGACATCGACGTGCTCTTGCCGAATGGTTGGTACAAGAAAGCCCCATGACCGCAAAAGTAATGGTCAATCGCATTTGGCAATACCACTTTGGACGCGGCATTGTTCGTAGTACCAATGATTACGGCAACTTAGGCGACAAACCCACTCACGAAGAATTATTGCACTACCTCTCGGTCACTTTCAAAGAACAGGATTGGAGCTGGAAAAAAATGCATAAGCATATCATGCTGAGTTCAACTTATCAGATGAGTTCACAAGCCGACAACAAAGCTCTTCAAGTCGATCCACAAAATGACCTCTTCTGGAGATTTAATATGCGACGCCTTACTTCCGAAGAAGTTCGCGATTCCATCCTAGCGGCTACTGGTAAGTTGATGCTCAATTACGGTGGCCCTAGTGTCTACCCAAAAATCAGTGATGAAGTCCTAAAGAGTCAGTCTAAAATAACTTGGAATACTAAAGTCGATAAAGATCCTAAGCATCAGTATCGCCGCTCGGTTTATACCTTTACCAAACGCTCACTGATCCTTCCCGTTATCGAGAGTTTCGATGGGGCCACCACCGATACATCCTGTGCGGTGCGTTTCGAAACTACTACTCCGACACAGTCACTCAGTATGATTAACTCAGACTTCATCAATCAAGCTGCAGAAGACTTTTATCAACGCCTCAAAAAAGAAGCCGGCGACAATGAAACGGCTCGCATTAAACTCGCATGGCAACTGATCACCGCTTCAGAAGCGAGCCCCGATGAAATCAAAACTGCCCAAGATTTCCTCACTGCTTTCAGCAAAGAAAACGGCAATAAAGACAAAGCCTGGCAACAATTTTGCCTGATTATGCTTAACCTCAACGAATTTATTTACTTAGATTAA
- a CDS encoding group II intron maturase-specific domain-containing protein: MTEKCEYFEFLGYHFERTRNTHRIKRWPRKQSLKKCKDAIRKKTRRSNKDSIEDIIAYLRPNLLGWYQYFKHSTVYAMRGIDEFTRRRLRSIIAKYNRKKGSHRMIDTRKYNKAYFTDLGFFSLEEAWKLEFQSLRSKH, from the coding sequence ATGACAGAGAAGTGCGAGTACTTCGAGTTTCTCGGATACCATTTCGAGAGAACGCGAAATACACATCGCATTAAACGTTGGCCAAGGAAGCAGAGCCTGAAGAAATGCAAAGATGCCATACGCAAGAAAACGAGGAGAAGCAATAAGGACTCAATAGAGGACATAATTGCTTACCTTCGGCCAAATCTTCTCGGATGGTATCAATACTTCAAGCACTCCACTGTGTATGCAATGCGAGGTATAGATGAATTTACACGCAGAAGACTGCGCAGCATTATAGCCAAATATAATCGCAAGAAAGGTTCTCATCGCATGATTGATACTCGTAAATACAATAAAGCCTACTTTACAGATCTAGGCTTCTTTTCACTGGAGGAAGCCTGGAAACTGGAATTTCAGTCTCTTCGGAGTAAGCACTGA